A genomic segment from Zygotorulaspora mrakii chromosome 1, complete sequence encodes:
- the HNT3 gene encoding DNA 5'-adenosine monophosphate hydrolase (similar to Saccharomyces cerevisiae HNT3 (YOR258W); ancestral locus Anc_8.707): MSWKLALQDYIKNPEGHKNEVIIYDEEAVIIKDQFPKSAYHLLVLTRNPLVSRRHPTIGLTYDIKEELKPYVEIAQDYIYQEFTKKYKVLNSGCFFENDDELLDKDSFVENFIQVGIHSVPSMTNMHIHVMTKDFHSIRLKNKKHYNSFTTYFWIDWDSLPLNKIPDSKETEKKYLRDHDMISVYNGENFDNKFSKLKQHISDEFNYYFTSR, from the coding sequence ATGTCATGGAAGCTTGCACTTCAAGACTATATCAAGAATCCAGAAGGTCACAAGAATGAGGTTATTATCTATGATGAAGAGGCTGTTATTATAAAAGATCAATTCCCCAAATCTGCATATCATCTACTGGTACTAACCAGGAATCCGCTAGTTTCTAGGCGTCACCCAACTATTGGGCTGACGTATGATATTAAGGAAGAATTAAAGCCATATGTGGAGATAGCACAAGATTATATTTATCAAGAGTTCACCAAAAAGTATAAAGTGCTTAACTCTGGATGTTTCTTCGAAAATGACGATGAGCTCTTGGACAAAGACTCTTTTGTGGAAAATTTTATCCAGGTCGGCATTCATAGCGTGCCATCGATGACAAATATGCACATCCATGTAATGACCAAAGATTTTCACTCTATCAGgttgaagaacaagaagcATTATAACTCCTTTACAACTTATTTTTGGATTGATTGGGATTCGTTACCATTGAACAAAATACCGGATAGTAAAGAAACTGAGAAAAAGTATCTTCGAGATCATGATATGATTTCCGTTTACAAcggtgaaaattttgacaataagttttcaaaactgAAACAACACATATCGGATGAGTTTAATTACTACTTCACATCAAGGTAA
- the RPT4 gene encoding proteasome regulatory particle base subunit RPT4 (similar to Saccharomyces cerevisiae RPT4 (YOR259C); ancestral locus Anc_8.708) codes for MSEEHDPLMAGFEDQGQSEQDHPNEEEANKDNNGDEGNKRSGDAAAESAASANEGGAADTNDKPDETMGEEPEPVVQLDPAQEARQKALNEFKKKLLEHRRYDDLLKQRRQEIRDLTKAFDKTENDIKALQSIGQLIGEVMKELSEEKYIVKASSGPRYIVGVRNSVDRAKLKKGVRVTLDITTLTIMRILPRETDPLVYNMTSFEQGDISFDGIGGLTEQIRELREVIELPLKNPEIFQRVGIKSPKGVLLYGPPGTGKTLLAKAVAATIGANFIFSPASGIVDKYIGESARIIREMFAYAKEHEPCIIFMDEIDAIGGRRFSEGTSADREIQRTLMELLTQMDGFDNLGQTKVIMATNRPDTLDPALLRPGRLDRKIEIPLPNEAGRLEIFKIHTAHVKKTGDFDFEAAVKMSDGFNGADIRNCVTEAGFFAIRDDREHIIPEDLMKAVRKVAEVKKLEGVIEYQKL; via the coding sequence ATGAGTGAGGAGCATGATCCGCTAATGGCGGGATTCGAAGATCAAGGTCAAAGTGAGCAAGACCATCCAAATGAGGAAGAAGCCAACAAGGATAATAATGGTGACGAGGGGAATAAAAGATCAGGGGATGCCGCTGCGGAATCTGCTGCTAGTGCCAATGAAGGTGGCGCTGCTGACACCAATGATAAGCCTGATGAAACAATGGGTGAGGAGCCTGAACCTGTGGTACAATTGGACCCTGCACAAGAGGCACGCCAGAAGGCGCTTAATGAgttcaagaagaaattgcttGAGCACAGACGATATGATGACTTATTGAAGCAACGCCGCCAGGAAATACGGGACTTAACAAAGGCCTTCGACAAAACAGAAAACGATATCAAGGCCTTGCAGAGTATTGGGCAGTTGATTGGTGAGGTTATGAAGGAGCTGTCTGaggaaaaatatattgtCAAGGCATCGTCTGGTCCCCGTTACATTGTTGGTGTAAGGAATTCTGTAGACCGTGCAAAACTGAAGAAGGGTGTTAGGGTGACCTTGGATATAACCACTTTAACTATAATGAGAATCTTACCTCGTGAAACAGATCCATTAGTTTACAACATGACCAGTTTCGAGCAAGGAGATATTTCGTTTGATGGAATTGGTGGTTTAACAGAGCAGATAAGAGAATTGAGAGAAGTTATAGAGTTgcctttgaaaaatcctgaaatatttcaaaggGTGGGTATTAAATCACCAAAAGGTGTCTTGCTTTACGGTCCTCCAGGTACAGGTAAAACTTTATTAGCTAAAGCTGTAGCAGCTACCATTGGtgcaaatttcattttctcaCCAGCTTCTGGTATCGTTGATAAATATATTGGTGAATCTGCAAGAATTATTAGAGAAATGTTTGCATATGCAAAGGAGCACGAACCTTGCATTATATTCatggatgaaattgatgcaATCGGTGGTCGTAGGTTTAGTGAAGGAACATCCGCAGATCGTGAAATTCAACGTACTTTGATGGAGTTGTTGACGCAAATGGACGGTTTTGATAATTTAGGGCAAACTAAAGTTATTATGGCAACCAATAGGCCTGATACTCTTGATCCAGCCCTTCTAAGACCAGGTAGATTGGATagaaaaatagaaattCCCCTGCCCAATGAAGCAGGTAGACtggaaattttcaaaattcatACTGCACATGTTAAAAAAACTGgagattttgattttgaagccGCTGTCAAGATGAGTGATGGATTTAATGGTGCAGACATACGTAATTGTGTCACTGAAGCGGGATTTTTCGCAATTAGGGACGATCGTGAGCATATTATACCTGAAGACCTGATGAAGGCTGTCAGAAAAGTGGCAGAAGTTAAAAAGTTGGAAGGTGTTattgaatatcaaaaaCTTTAA
- the GCD1 gene encoding translation initiation factor eIF2B subunit gamma (similar to Saccharomyces cerevisiae GCD1 (YOR260W); ancestral locus Anc_8.709) has translation MQIQAFIFCGRGENLSPFSQFSADEVSNSHGLPKALLPVGNRMMIEYVLDWCNQADFKEINVVAHSDDIDLIQQALEPYMALREQQYEIISKSLSSSMHIHYLQKPRAINFLATKGHSTGETLQKELLSKITTDFVLLPCDFITDIPPQIFIDQFRNRDPENIALTFYYKNALEAADKKSIGKQFFTLYAKNEDSESRPVLLDIYSKDDVKKSKNLKIRTHLLWKYPKTTVSTKVLSAFIYFCSFELSHLLSIKETKEDQKSSGGEEEIISNQVATEIKPSYFRTENELVKDFINCNKSLGKVFRDLARRSWKHSTPRETVGIFILPELGTFVRANNLNAFMEANRFILKIKVQASATNTQTTTAGASAIGADAIVGSNCTILEKSNIKLSAVGADCKIGNRCRIGGSILLNGVTIEDEVILENCIIGPHAKISKKSKLTNCYVEGSYIVDTRSALKGETLTKIIFDDSDDLSDDDGAESSSEGDEDEYIEEYYDDDDLGEDLFQR, from the coding sequence ATGCAAATTCAAGCGTTTATCTTCTGCGGAAGGGGTGAAAACTTATCGCCTTTTTCGCAATTCAGTGCAGATGAGGTCAGTAATAGTCATGGTCTTCCCAAAGCATTGCTCCCTGTTGGAAACCGAATGATGATCGAGTATGTTTTAGACTGGTGTAATCAAGCGGATTTCAAGGAAATCAATGTTGTTGCGCATTCAGATGACATTGATCTTATCCAACAGGCTCTGGAGCCCTACATGGCATTGAGAGAGCAACAGTATGAAATAATTTCCAAGTCTTTGTCGAGCTCAATGCATATTCATTATTTGCAGAAACCTCGCGCCATAAATTTTCTGGCCACCAAGGGCCATTCAACAGGTGAAACGCTTCAAAAGGAATTGCTCAGTAAGATTACCACGGACTTTGTTTTACTTCCCTGTGACTTTATCACGGATATACCGCCGCAAATTTTTATAGATCAGTTTCGAAACAGGGATCCTGAGAATATAGCGTTGACATTTTATTACAAGAACGCTTTAGAAGCTGCTGACAAGAAGTCAATCGGGAAGCAGTTCTTTACTCTCTAcgcaaaaaatgaagattcCGAAAGTCGACCAGTCCTGCTTGACATCTACTCCAAAGATGATGTCaagaaatcgaaaaatttgaaaattagAACGCATTTACTTTGGAAGTACCCAAAGACCACTGTATCGACGAAGGTGTTGAGCGCATTCATTTACTTTTGCTCCTTTGAACTTTCGCATTTACTTTCcatcaaagaaacaaaggAAGATCAGAAAAGCTCTGGTGGTGAAGAAGAGatcatttcaaatcaagTTGCCACAGAGATCAAACCAAGCTATTTCAGAACAGAGAATGAGTTAGTTAAGGATTTCATAAACTGTAATAAATCCCTTGGAAAAGTCTTCAGAGATTTGGCGAGACGTTCATGGAAACATTCCACACCAAGGGAAACGGTTGGCATTTTCATATTACCCGAATTGGGAACCTTTGTAAGGGCTAATAATTTGAATGCGTTTATGGAAGCTAATAGATTTATCCTCAAGATTAAAGTGCAGGCATCAGCAACAAATACACAAACCACAACAGCTGGTGCCTCAGCAATTGGTGCAGATGCCATTGTGGGTTCTAATTGTACAATTTTGGAGAAGAGTAATATCAAGCTTTCTGCCGTTGGCGCTGATTGTAAAATTGGTAATCGTTGTCGTATTGGTGGCTCTATTTTGTTAAATGGCGTCaccattgaagatgaagtAATACTTGAAAATTGTATCATTGGTCCGCATGCCAAAATTTCGAAGAAAAGCAAGCTGACAAACTGTTACGTGGAAGGCTCTTATATTGTTGATACAAGAAGTGCTTTGAAAGGAGAGACCTTAACGAAGATCATCTTCGATGATTCTGATGACTTATCAGATGACGATGGTGCGGAAAGCTCAAGTGAAGGAGACGAGGACGAATATATAGAAGAGTATtatgatgacgatgactTAGGTGAGGACTTATTTCAACGTTAA